CTACAAGCacttcctctccaccccccctctcccccccaccacccacctcccatctctTCAAGTAGTGAGATTCAGGACATAAAACAACCTTTTAAGCTGCCCTATTCCGTAGAGAAGCCTGAGAGAAGggcattattttcttcttgaacaaTTTTATGTTACTTTATTATTGCTCctgctgttttaaaatgttagtgtTTTTAATTAATGCCATTTTATTGTCCCTGTTCTCCCGAGCTCTTCTCCTGAAGGGCACAGTTTTAGAAATGTAATAACAGAATAAGTGGCTAGTGTGAGGAGTAATGCATTAACATTTATAGAGGTTCTTAGATGAAAAGCACTGTACTATAGGAAGCTCATTTTAGATTTAAGAAAAGAGCAGCATTACATTAAGATTCTTgcaaaaataatcaatatttcatttctttcaagtgGTTGGGGAAGTTTATATAACTATAATAATGCACAACTTTCCCTagataatatctttttttccctagataatatctttatttaaaatcgACTGCCAAGTACTTTGTAAAAAATTACCATTTATGCCTCCAACAGATTGTGAAGTGTGTAACACGTATCACTCTGGCCAACATAAACTGCTGATTGACACAACAATGGGTATTTCAAAGATAGCAAAGACCGTGTTGGTTGAGCTTTGTCCCATCTGACATTAAGACACATTGATAAGAGTTCTTCTCCAACAGGTCTCAGATACTTTTCTCCCCATGTCGCATTCTGGAAAAGAAGCATTTCCCTTATGCGTTCTACCTACTTGGGCCTATGTGTCTTTCTTTCCATGTTCAGACAATGGCTCTACCTTGACTCATGACCCGTTGCCACCTCATGCCCAGGCCTGCCTACATGGCTGGGCCAATGACACGCAAGTCAGCTGCCCTCACGAAAAAGGCACATTTGGAATTAGTCTGCAAAGGGTAGTGATGGCAGTCTTTCTACCTGATTTCTGGTACTCAGTGCCCATGAAGGATCCTGCCCTTACTCCACACACCTCCtaacagggaggcagagacgaGGCTAGAGTGGAAGGGAAGTGGAGGCAAGTCTTTGGAGGTGTGGGAAAGCCAAACGTTTATATTCCATACTTTTAGGACCAGCCATCTCAAGACTTGTCCCCTGGGTGTCCCTGAGACACTTTTTGAGGGGGATCtatgaggtcaaaactattttcataatactaTCAAGATGTTATTTGCCTtagtcattcattctttcatgaaTGTAGAGTGGACTTTTCCAGTCTATAGGATGTGTGATATCACACCAGATGGAGTGCAGAAGCAGATCTGAGAAGGCCACTATCTTTCCCTGAAGCCAGAcatgaaaggaatttttttgCGTATTTTGCAAAAATATGAGACAATGCCATTCttttcactaaattttttttgttgtggaAAATATACCTGCTTTTTATGGCGATGTATAATGGGGTCATtgaaaaaacaagtattttaaatatttctcaattttaatttataattcagtAAAAAGTGATAGAGGCAGCCCACCTACACAAAGGTTCTTTGAGGTTCTCCAGAACTCCTAAGAGTTTAAAGGGGGTGGTGGGATCAGGAAGTTTGAGCATCTCCCACCTACTTCAGTAAACCAGGGACAACAGAAATCAGGCTGCTGGTTCCAGACAGGGTGACAGTGGCTCAGCGGGGGTAGGACATCATTTCCTGTCCTTTAGCTCAAGTGTAAAAtaaaggttgtgtgtgtgtgtgtgtgtgtgtgtgtgtgtgtgcttggattaatgtgattattttaaactctatttttaacGCAGAACTTGGTGCAATTACAATCTTTCTTGGGAACCTGAAATGAGGGACAGATGAAGGCGCAGTTGCTCAAGGATGGGGCGGGTGGCGGGAGGCTGGGtaccccccccgcacccccaccccgcagcccctcTTCCCACTGCCTCTTCCCCCGGAGCACAGTCTGGAAACGGCTGCCCCAGGCGATCCCAAGGGCCGAGCGGCGCCACTGATCCCGCAGGGCCACGCCGAGGACCCTCCTTACCTGCTCCTGCTGAGCGCGGAGCCCCCCGCGTCGCCGGCCGCCCGGGGGGCGGGCAGCCGGGGGCGGCCGCCGGGGCGCGGGTCCGAAGCGGTCCTTCTGATGAAAGGCCGGGGGTTGAGCGCGCACAGAGCCCCGCCCCGCTGGGAGGCGGCCCTGGCCGCGGGCCCCGAGCTCCTCCAGCCGCCCGCGGGGGTCCCCCGGGGGCCCCCAGCCTCAGGGGGCGGCGGCCCGGGTGGGGCGGCTTCAAACGCGGGCGAGGACGCGGGCCAGAAGAGGGGGCGCGGGTTCCCCGAGGCTCTGGCtgcgccgcccccgccctgcgCAGAAGCGCCCGGCCACCTGCGCCCCAGAGCAGGCGACACGGGGGGCGAGGGCGAGGGGCGCGAGGAGGGGGAACTGGCCTCTGTGCGCGGGCCCGGGGGGCTGCAGGCCTCGTCCTGCGCGGGCGGGCTCTCGGGCGCAGCGCTGGGCGCTCCTTCCCCCCTGGCCGGGGGGCCCCGCAGCGGGGGGCTGCGCGGGGGGCTGCCGGGTGCGCTGGGGGGGCCTTGCACAGAGGGAGCACTCGGCTGGGCGGGCCTGTGACAGGCCGGCTGCCTCCTGTCTGCTCGGGGTGTCCAGGAGCCTCTTGGGGGAGAGGCCTTGCTGGCGAGCAGGGGGCTCCGGTCTTGGCTCTGCCGGGGGCCCTCGGGAGAGCGTGGCCCCCCCGCTGGCCTGGCCGGGCTGGGTTCCCAGGTCCTGTGCTGTCCACATGTGTGGCTGGGGTGGTGCCAGGGGGTGGCCTTCTGGGGATGCTTGCACAGGCTGGTGGCCCTGTCTGCAGGCGCCGCACTCCGAGCCCCTCTGCCCTCCGCCTCTGGGTTTCCACTGGCTGCGGGCGGGGGGCTCAGGTCCAAGGTGAGCTTTCTGGTACCGCAGCCGCTCTTGCTGCCCCCCGGGCCTGTGCCGTGGGGCCTGGCGGGGGCATTCGCGCTCTTGCTGGGTAGCAGGTCAGTGGGGCTCAAGGAGGCTCTTAGCTTTGGCGAAGCCCACGTTCTCCTGTCGGGGTCGGCCGATCCGAGCCCCGGAGCCCGGGTCCCTTTGGAGGAGCTTCCTGCTGGCTTGCTGCTTTCTGGGGACTCCAGAGAGGTGAATGATTTGTCCATCAGGATTTCCAGAGGTGGTGGAGGGAGGTGCTCTAGATCCTCTTCTGTTTCACAGTTAAAATTGGGGTCCTCCCTCTTGCACGCTCCTGCTGTaagcagaggagggaaaaggggagCTAGGGGCCTCCAGCCTGGGCCCACCTTGAGAGAGTCTCCACTTGCAGCTGGAGAAATTTGGGGCTTTGGATACAAAGGGGAAAGTCCCCTGTATATAGGAAATCTGGGAGGTATGATGGGGATCCCCCACTTCCTGAGGCAGGGGCTTGGCCCAGAGTCCTTGAAATCGCCCAGGGTCCTCAGACCCTCAGTGGGACTGAAGGTTTCAATGAGTTTCTTGACTGATGTTCTGGTGGGACAGCTCCTGACATTCCAGTCCTCGGCCCCTGCAGCCTCATGGGCCTTCTCACCCGATGGAGTGGTGACCCGGAGCCCCTCGGCCTTCCCCTGTGGGGACTGTTTGCTCTCAGGGTGGGGACTGCATTTCTGTAAGATGCTCTTGGCCTGACTCGGTAAAATGCTGAAGTCCTTGGTGAGGGAAGCCTTCAGTTTGCTGGTGGTGTTGCTGGGTGCAACCCTGCAGGTGTCGGGCCTCAGAGCTGTGGCCCGGGGCTGCAGAACCTGCTTTGAGTTCTGCCCCAGATGTGCACCCAGGGCATAAAATGCCTCCAGCCTCTGGCTAAGGTCTCTCTGGACCCTCTGCAGCTCCTGGAGGGTGGGGTCCTCCATGTGACTCTTCAGACACCCCTCTGAGTGGGACCTTCTCTGCCTCACAGGGGCCCTGCTGCTGCCACTGGCTGTGCTAGGTCTCGGGGAGACCActgtcttctcctcctcctcggccCAGTCCTGGGGCCCAGAAGGCACAGGGACGAACTTGATCCTTTCACTGATTGCTTCCTTCATTTTCAGAATCATTTCCTGGGCTTGGAGACTCTTGAGCCTCCTGGGGTGTGGCTGGAATGGGCTTGCTGGGCCACCAGGTGAGGAGCGTGGCCTCGGATGGGACAATTTTTCCTGCCATGGACACTGACTCATGCCACTCACCTGGTCTTCCTCCTCGTCTGGGCTGCTGTCCTCACCTTCACTGAGGGAAGGGGTGTCCATCAACCTGGAGCCTTTAGAAAAATGTGCTTCTGTCGAGATCCCAATCCCAAGGGAATCACACAGAGCACTTTTGCTGATCCCTCCAGGCCTGGCAGTAGTATTTTCTGGGCCTGTGCTAGAGGGCCATGGGCCACCTGCTCCACCCCATG
This genomic stretch from Canis lupus dingo isolate Sandy chromosome 17, ASM325472v2, whole genome shotgun sequence harbors:
- the PCARE gene encoding photoreceptor cilium actin regulator isoform X2, with protein sequence MGCTPSHNDIVNSVAKSGIQFFKKPKAILPGRQGGSERCSIPLLVPSSTCYDSGGGSSQAQRLAEEQPKARWTQSPNEGLYQLTRDPKGKDMEGLPPETKTSRSQLDESQSHMAKDLPSKTQSSHGFQGAAFSGEESEESTTQQRKLRCHTCGQQGHFCQTILPAHEPKGKVDFPEPLVKAHQHAYTYLHSCLSKYEAILCIIHQATQTQELLQPMVTFLLLCVDEVNRLLGEISKDGEMLLKEVKGDLSWPLGKGEPHEQPDLLQQLLQYTVSKLLVLSGTVASITGSFLEGSGNYLHATACHLGNKLSTKRGVDECLLRALGQLESLASGHRDPGMQDRPLCSEDSGIGADNESVHLVDKLGKQTSWDSASEPAEWMPVLSSTGEAKLSGHSWQQGPFRMGSDRPQDCPLSRPPTAKVQPTAWGGAGGPWPSSTGPENTTARPGGISKSALCDSLGIGISTEAHFSKGSRLMDTPSLSEGEDSSPDEEEDQVSGMSQCPWQEKLSHPRPRSSPGGPASPFQPHPRRLKSLQAQEMILKMKEAISERIKFVPVPSGPQDWAEEEEKTVVSPRPSTASGSSRAPVRQRRSHSEGCLKSHMEDPTLQELQRVQRDLSQRLEAFYALGAHLGQNSKQVLQPRATALRPDTCRVAPSNTTSKLKASLTKDFSILPSQAKSILQKCSPHPESKQSPQGKAEGLRVTTPSGEKAHEAAGAEDWNVRSCPTRTSVKKLIETFSPTEGLRTLGDFKDSGPSPCLRKWGIPIIPPRFPIYRGLSPLYPKPQISPAASGDSLKVGPGWRPLAPLFPPLLTAGACKREDPNFNCETEEDLEHLPPPPLEILMDKSFTSLESPESSKPAGSSSKGTRAPGLGSADPDRRTWASPKLRASLSPTDLLPSKSANAPARPHGTGPGGSKSGCGTRKLTLDLSPPPAASGNPEAEGRGARSAAPADRATSLCKHPQKATPWHHPSHTCGQHRTWEPSPARPAGGPRSPEGPRQSQDRSPLLASKASPPRGSWTPRADRRQPACHRPAQPSAPSVQGPPSAPGSPPRSPPLRGPPARGEGAPSAAPESPPAQDEACSPPGPRTEASSPSSRPSPSPPVSPALGRRWPGASAQGGGGAARASGNPRPLFWPASSPAFEAAPPGPPPPEAGGPRGTPAGGWRSSGPAARAASQRGGALCALNPRPFIRRTASDPRPGGRPRLPAPRAAGDAGGSALSRSSSSEESLKKDTEPWNSPCAPELKGGSRGASPPELCVLGHGLQREVRASRTQDKPQQKEVTQRHSIQVTIESFVEKLITPEIGRPWN
- the PCARE gene encoding photoreceptor cilium actin regulator isoform X1, with the protein product MGCTPSHNDIVNSVAKSGIQFFKKPKAILPGRQGGSERCSIPLLVPSSTCYDSGGGSSQAQRLAEEQPKARWTQSPNEGLYQLTRDPKGKDMEGLPPETKTSRSQLDESQSHMAKDLPSKTQSSHGFQGAAFSGEESEESTTQQRKLRCHTCGQQGHFCQTILPAHEPKGKVDFPEPLVKAHQHAYTYLHSCLSKYEAILCIIHQATQTQELLQPMVTFLLLCVDEVNRLLGEISKDGEMLLKEVKGDLSWPLGKGEPHEQPDLLQQLLQYTVSKLLVLSGTVASITGSFLEGSGNYLHATACHLGNKLSTKRGVDECLLRALGQLESLASGHRDPGMQDRPLCSEDSGIGADNESVHLVDKLGKQTSWDSASEPAEWMPVLSSTGEAKLSGHSWQQGPFRMGSDRPQDCPLSRPPTAKVQPTAWGGAGGPWPSSTGPENTTARPGGISKSALCDSLGIGISTEAHFSKGSRLMDTPSLSEGEDSSPDEEEDQVSGMSQCPWQEKLSHPRPRSSPGGPASPFQPHPRRLKSLQAQEMILKMKEAISERIKFVPVPSGPQDWAEEEEKTVVSPRPSTASGSSRAPVRQRRSHSEGCLKSHMEDPTLQELQRVQRDLSQRLEAFYALGAHLGQNSKQVLQPRATALRPDTCRVAPSNTTSKLKASLTKDFSILPSQAKSILQKCSPHPESKQSPQGKAEGLRVTTPSGEKAHEAAGAEDWNVRSCPTRTSVKKLIETFSPTEGLRTLGDFKDSGPSPCLRKWGIPIIPPRFPIYRGLSPLYPKPQISPAASGDSLKVGPGWRPLAPLFPPLLTAGACKREDPNFNCETEEDLEHLPPPPLEILMDKSFTSLESPESSKPAGSSSKGTRAPGLGSADPDRRTWASPKLRASLSPTDLLPSKSANAPARPHGTGPGGSKSGCGTRKLTLDLSPPPAASGNPEAEGRGARSAAPADRATSLCKHPQKATPWHHPSHTCGQHRTWEPSPARPAGGPRSPEGPRQSQDRSPLLASKASPPRGSWTPRADRRQPACHRPAQPSAPSVQGPPSAPGSPPRSPPLRGPPARGEGAPSAAPESPPAQDEACSPPGPRTEASSPSSRPSPSPPVSPALGRRWPGASAQGGGGAARASGNPRPLFWPASSPAFEAAPPGPPPPEAGGPRGTPAGGWRSSGPAARAASQRGGALCALNPRPFIRRTASDPRPGGRPRLPAPRAAGDAGGSALSRSSSSEESLKKDTEPWNSPCAPELKGGSRGASPPELCVLGHGLQREVRASRTQDKPQQKEVANQANQQGDTDASHPRRQWETAKHQTVP